One genomic window of Trichlorobacter lovleyi includes the following:
- a CDS encoding PEGA domain-containing protein produces the protein MKKYNNKFALLANNVHKIYFYYLIILSILLCSCATSPKTAINTSVITIHTIPEGADISLQGDYIGKSPINAPKPSEKIDPDPGGATRYVYGSYQQLEIEAQLVGYETKKVFVGTYHPPQDKIRQPVFSSSAVVKTVPGYYTFPNQVTIKLSPLQK, from the coding sequence ATGAAAAAATACAATAATAAATTTGCATTGCTAGCAAATAATGTTCACAAAATTTATTTTTACTATCTGATAATTCTATCTATTCTATTGTGCAGTTGCGCAACATCACCTAAGACAGCTATTAATACTTCAGTCATCACAATTCATACTATTCCTGAAGGTGCTGACATATCATTGCAGGGAGATTATATTGGTAAATCTCCAATAAACGCCCCCAAACCAAGTGAAAAAATTGATCCAGACCCAGGAGGGGCGACTAGATACGTGTACGGGTCCTATCAGCAGTTAGAGATCGAAGCCCAACTTGTTGGTTATGAGACGAAAAAAGTATTTGTAGGAACTTATCACCCGCCTCAAGATAAGATTAGACAACCTGTTTTTAGCTCAAGCGCCGTAGTTAAAACTGTTCCAGGTTACTACACGTTCCCAAATCAAGTTACCATTAAACTGTCACCGCTACAGAAATAG
- a CDS encoding xanthine dehydrogenase family protein molybdopterin-binding subunit, whose product MGNGTPLSIGTAHPRGDAAAKAAGTERYAADLYPPDCLWAGAVRSSLACGRIISIDTAAAAALPGVVKVLTAVDVSGSNRQGIIHKDMPVLCDEMVRYCGDPLALVLAETKEALQRGMSAVQLQLEPLPGLFDPDAALAADAPLIHEDKPNNLLAQASICKGAGLDGFADCDVVVEGSFSTPVQAHAFLETESGVARLEEDGGLLMEISSQSPFRDRFEISHALGIPWGKIRIVAPSLGGGFGGKDGATVQCLLGLAAQHADGRWVRMQWEREESFRAGYKRHACRMAYKLGAKADGTLQALHAKLWYDTGAYAHLGAEVMELGMEHAGGPYRIPHTLIEGWCVYTNNPVAGAMRAFGVCQATFGFESMMDLLAARLGMDPLELRLKNALVRGDENCAGVRLTSSTGITTCLQQLQQHPFWQEREQWKAAAPSFKKRGIGLASVFNAAGYGGGVRDAATAKIELTAEGSFIVHNAVADMGQGNSSAFLQIVGHILSQDASRLVLKQPDTRTAYPSGSSSAGRTTYTYGKALITAAEELKSRLLNWAGMILFLQDNDGLELQPGRVVHLPSQKEVSLVALAGYMQPEERVCLGQYVAPTCKEVPATAKGFFIGFPHVIFGYGAHLVRLEVDSLTGQITVCDYLAVTDGGRVLNPGMFDQQVQGGVGQGLGYALMEEFTVQEGVVKTPDFATYLIPGSLDIPEIISIAAQAEPEETGPFGMKGIGEVAMNGPLPAVANAVADACGVRLCHGPLTPQRVLAGVKG is encoded by the coding sequence ATGGGCAACGGCACCCCGCTCAGCATAGGAACGGCCCACCCCCGCGGCGATGCCGCTGCCAAGGCAGCCGGCACAGAACGGTACGCAGCTGATCTGTACCCGCCAGACTGTCTCTGGGCCGGTGCGGTCCGTTCCAGTCTGGCCTGCGGGCGGATCATCAGCATTGACACCGCAGCTGCAGCAGCGCTGCCCGGTGTGGTCAAGGTACTGACCGCTGTTGATGTTTCCGGCAGCAACCGCCAGGGGATCATCCACAAGGATATGCCGGTGCTGTGCGATGAGATGGTGCGCTACTGCGGCGACCCGCTGGCCCTGGTGCTGGCAGAGACCAAAGAGGCGCTGCAGCGCGGCATGAGCGCGGTACAGCTGCAGCTTGAACCGCTGCCCGGTCTCTTTGATCCGGATGCAGCCCTGGCAGCGGATGCACCCTTGATCCACGAAGACAAGCCCAACAACCTGCTGGCCCAGGCCAGCATCTGCAAAGGCGCTGGTCTGGATGGCTTTGCTGATTGTGACGTGGTGGTGGAAGGCAGCTTCAGCACTCCGGTACAGGCCCACGCCTTTCTGGAGACCGAAAGCGGTGTGGCCCGCCTGGAGGAGGATGGCGGCCTGCTGATGGAGATCTCCAGCCAATCCCCCTTCCGTGACCGCTTTGAGATCAGCCATGCCCTGGGCATCCCCTGGGGCAAGATCCGGATTGTTGCCCCGTCGCTGGGGGGCGGTTTTGGCGGCAAGGATGGCGCCACGGTACAGTGCCTGCTGGGGCTGGCTGCCCAACATGCCGATGGACGCTGGGTGCGGATGCAGTGGGAGCGGGAAGAGAGCTTCAGGGCCGGCTACAAACGCCATGCCTGCAGGATGGCGTACAAGCTGGGCGCCAAGGCGGACGGCACCCTGCAGGCGTTGCATGCCAAGCTCTGGTACGACACCGGCGCCTATGCCCACCTGGGGGCCGAGGTGATGGAACTGGGCATGGAGCATGCCGGTGGCCCGTACCGGATTCCCCACACCCTGATCGAAGGCTGGTGCGTCTACACCAACAACCCGGTGGCCGGTGCCATGCGGGCCTTTGGGGTCTGTCAGGCCACCTTTGGCTTTGAATCCATGATGGACCTGCTGGCTGCCAGGCTGGGCATGGACCCGCTGGAGCTGCGCCTGAAAAACGCCCTGGTGCGGGGGGATGAAAACTGCGCCGGCGTCCGCCTGACCAGCTCCACCGGCATCACAACCTGTCTGCAACAACTGCAGCAGCACCCCTTCTGGCAGGAACGGGAACAATGGAAGGCAGCAGCGCCCAGCTTTAAAAAGCGCGGCATCGGCCTGGCCTCGGTCTTCAATGCTGCCGGGTACGGCGGCGGGGTGCGGGATGCTGCCACTGCCAAGATTGAACTGACCGCAGAAGGAAGCTTCATTGTCCACAACGCGGTGGCTGACATGGGCCAGGGCAACTCCTCGGCCTTCCTGCAGATCGTCGGACATATCCTGTCACAGGATGCCTCCCGGCTCGTGCTGAAACAGCCGGATACCCGCACCGCCTATCCCTCCGGCTCATCCTCGGCTGGTCGCACCACCTACACCTATGGCAAGGCATTGATCACCGCTGCGGAAGAACTGAAGTCCCGTCTGCTCAACTGGGCCGGGATGATCCTGTTTCTGCAGGACAATGACGGCCTGGAGCTGCAGCCGGGCAGGGTGGTCCATCTACCCAGCCAGAAAGAGGTCTCTCTTGTTGCGTTGGCCGGCTACATGCAGCCGGAAGAACGGGTCTGCCTGGGCCAGTACGTGGCCCCCACCTGTAAAGAGGTGCCTGCCACAGCCAAAGGCTTCTTTATCGGTTTTCCCCATGTGATCTTCGGCTATGGCGCCCATCTGGTGCGGCTGGAGGTGGACAGCCTGACCGGCCAGATCACGGTTTGTGATTACCTGGCTGTGACTGACGGCGGCAGGGTGCTGAACCCTGGCATGTTTGACCAGCAGGTGCAGGGTGGGGTAGGGCAAGGGCTGGGCTATGCCTTGATGGAGGAGTTCACGGTGCAGGAAGGTGTGGTGAAGACCCCGGATTTTGCCACCTACCTGATCCCCGGTAGCCTGGATATCCCGGAGATTATCTCCATTGCAGCCCAGGCAGAGCCGGAAGAGACCGGCCCCTTTGGCATGAAAGGGATCGGCGAAGTGGCCATGAACGGCCCCTTACCTGCGGTTGCCAATGCCGTGGCTGATGCCTGCGGTGTGCGGCTCTGTCATGGTCCGCTGACACCGCAGCGGGTGCTGGCGGGGGTGAAGGGATAA
- a CDS encoding response regulator gives MKKRILLVDDEAGVTRMMRRNLEATGRFEVRDLNDPTQALETARQFRPDLVLLDVMMPEMDGGSVAAAFAEEPQLARVPIIFLTAIVSKKEVEPTGSQIGSHTFLAKPVAFNDLLACIDGQLG, from the coding sequence ATGAAAAAACGTATTCTGCTGGTGGATGATGAGGCCGGGGTAACCAGAATGATGCGACGCAACCTTGAGGCCACAGGACGCTTTGAGGTGCGTGATCTCAATGATCCGACCCAGGCGCTTGAGACCGCCCGGCAGTTCAGGCCGGACCTGGTACTGCTTGACGTGATGATGCCCGAGATGGATGGCGGCTCGGTGGCTGCTGCCTTTGCAGAAGAACCGCAGCTTGCGCGGGTGCCGATCATCTTCCTGACCGCCATTGTCAGCAAGAAAGAGGTGGAGCCTACCGGCAGCCAGATCGGCAGCCATACCTTCCTGGCAAAACCGGTTGCCTTTAACGACCTGCTGGCCTGTATTGACGGGCAGCTCGGTTAA
- a CDS encoding sensor histidine kinase — MYSRQVEELLAQLIVAAEKLSMGRYEGDQQIFAMTDDGRYPPVVARFAEAFGMMAVKIEAREFRLEQMIDDLTRTRDELTVTNQRLQQSLQELQQAQMQLIQQAKMETVGRLAAGVAHEVKNPLAIIQLGTDFLADQLKDTPLWYETVMDMADAVQRADRVIKGMLDFSRSEQLDLQEADLQTVIDDSLLLVRHELNNGHIAVVREAAELLPSLLLDRNKLKQVFINLFMNAVHAMPDGGSLTVGVALHRLCPADLAAFGSGQTAAAAGEQAVMVRIADTGKGIAEEVVTKLFDPFFTTKPVGVGTGLGLSVTRKILELHHAAITLGNRRDRQGAEALLLFTLPKGDAQP; from the coding sequence ATGTATTCCCGACAGGTTGAAGAGTTGCTTGCCCAGCTGATCGTTGCCGCTGAAAAGCTGTCAATGGGGCGTTATGAGGGAGATCAGCAGATCTTTGCCATGACTGATGACGGCCGTTATCCCCCGGTTGTCGCGCGGTTTGCCGAGGCATTCGGCATGATGGCGGTCAAGATCGAGGCCCGTGAATTCCGGCTGGAGCAGATGATTGATGACCTGACCAGGACCCGGGATGAACTGACCGTGACGAACCAGCGGCTGCAGCAGTCGCTGCAGGAATTGCAGCAGGCCCAGATGCAGCTGATTCAACAGGCCAAGATGGAGACCGTGGGGCGGCTGGCGGCCGGGGTGGCCCATGAGGTCAAGAATCCGCTGGCCATCATCCAGCTCGGGACCGACTTTCTGGCCGATCAGCTCAAGGATACCCCGCTCTGGTATGAAACGGTCATGGATATGGCCGATGCGGTGCAGCGGGCCGACCGTGTCATCAAGGGGATGCTGGATTTTTCCCGCTCGGAGCAGCTTGATCTGCAGGAGGCCGATCTGCAGACCGTCATTGATGATTCGCTGCTGCTGGTCCGTCACGAGTTGAACAACGGGCATATTGCGGTGGTGCGTGAGGCTGCAGAGCTCCTGCCGTCGCTGCTGCTGGACAGAAACAAGCTGAAGCAGGTCTTTATCAATCTGTTCATGAATGCGGTGCATGCCATGCCGGATGGCGGTTCGCTGACGGTCGGCGTTGCACTGCACCGGCTCTGCCCTGCAGACCTGGCAGCCTTCGGCAGCGGCCAGACCGCAGCGGCAGCAGGTGAACAGGCGGTCATGGTCAGGATTGCGGATACCGGCAAAGGTATCGCGGAAGAGGTTGTGACAAAACTGTTTGATCCGTTTTTTACCACCAAACCGGTGGGGGTCGGCACCGGGCTCGGCCTGTCGGTAACCAGGAAGATTCTTGAACTGCACCATGCCGCCATCACACTGGGCAACCGGCGTGACCGGCAGGGGGCTGAAGCGCTACTGTTGTTTACACTGCCAAAGGGAGATGCACAGCCATGA
- a CDS encoding STAS domain-containing protein, producing MQIIPAVQDGITIATLTGRMDAMTTVEFDRWFSEQRAGGITRLVLNLEGLGYISSAGLRSLLAAAKQIKIHNGVLVLCCLGGTVEEVFRISGFLSILPSFPTVEAACASFQ from the coding sequence ATGCAGATCATACCGGCTGTGCAGGATGGAATTACGATTGCCACGCTTACCGGCAGGATGGATGCCATGACCACGGTTGAGTTTGACCGCTGGTTCAGTGAACAGCGTGCAGGCGGCATAACCCGTCTGGTCCTGAATCTGGAGGGGCTTGGCTACATCAGCAGCGCCGGATTGCGCTCCCTTCTGGCTGCTGCCAAACAGATCAAGATCCACAATGGCGTACTGGTGCTCTGCTGTCTGGGGGGGACGGTCGAAGAGGTGTTCAGGATCTCCGGCTTTCTGAGCATACTGCCCTCGTTCCCCACTGTAGAGGCTGCCTGCGCCTCGTTTCAGTAA
- a CDS encoding EF-hand domain-containing protein has protein sequence MKQLIGYTLAVLAVLAPVAGNASDEALFNRLDGDKNGQISRDELIKSDLVVVKDAKGQHHVVHRDMVKQGDAAALTETQKQRLFGQIDADKSGQISRKEWNRASPNGFILWKF, from the coding sequence ATGAAGCAGTTGATAGGGTACACCCTGGCAGTACTGGCCGTGCTGGCCCCAGTGGCGGGAAACGCCAGCGACGAAGCACTTTTTAACCGGCTTGATGGCGACAAGAACGGTCAGATCAGCCGTGATGAGCTGATCAAGTCGGATCTGGTTGTGGTCAAGGATGCCAAAGGCCAACACCATGTGGTACATCGCGATATGGTCAAGCAGGGGGATGCCGCTGCCCTGACCGAAACACAAAAGCAGCGCCTTTTTGGTCAGATCGATGCGGATAAAAGCGGCCAGATCAGCCGCAAGGAATGGAACCGCGCCTCGCCGAACGGCTTTATTCTCTGGAAATTCTGA
- a CDS encoding efflux RND transporter periplasmic adaptor subunit — protein sequence MRLVLRSMTILLVLVALTASGCTKKAEKKLARPPAPVLVAVAGRADIPQRLAAVGTVEATESVVVRPQISGELSAVYFTEGQEVSRGQKLFQMDPRSYHAALRKAEASLARNRVIMENALKDYQRYAQLVKEGIVTQEQAEAYRTKADSAAADVEADKAAVENARVQLSYTTMTAPIAGRLGNLAVSRGNVVEANKTTLVTLNAIAPIYVTFSLPERELAAVRGRMAAGRMAVEAELPGGIVERGLVSFLDNLVDTTTGTIKLKGRFDNSSRRLWPGQFVQVALTLAERKGVVAVPSQALQTGQKGTFVYVVRPDLTAEMRPVSAGAVYNGLTAIDKGLAVGEQVVIDGQLRVSPDARLEIKKAEQPQQGALKITSKP from the coding sequence ATGCGTCTTGTGTTGCGCAGCATGACCATTCTGCTCGTACTGGTGGCCCTGACCGCTAGCGGTTGTACGAAAAAGGCAGAAAAGAAGCTGGCCCGGCCGCCTGCACCGGTGCTGGTTGCCGTTGCCGGCAGGGCCGATATCCCCCAGCGCCTGGCCGCAGTTGGCACCGTTGAAGCGACCGAGAGCGTCGTGGTGCGTCCCCAGATCTCCGGCGAACTGTCCGCTGTCTATTTCACAGAAGGCCAAGAGGTCAGCCGGGGCCAGAAGCTGTTCCAGATGGACCCCCGCTCGTACCATGCCGCACTCAGGAAGGCGGAAGCCTCGCTGGCCCGCAACCGGGTGATCATGGAAAACGCCCTCAAGGATTATCAGCGCTATGCCCAGCTGGTCAAAGAAGGGATTGTCACCCAGGAACAGGCAGAGGCGTACCGCACCAAGGCAGACTCTGCTGCCGCAGATGTCGAGGCCGACAAGGCTGCTGTTGAAAATGCCCGGGTGCAGCTCTCCTACACCACCATGACCGCGCCGATTGCCGGCCGCCTGGGTAATCTGGCGGTCAGCCGGGGGAACGTGGTTGAAGCCAACAAGACCACCCTGGTAACCTTGAACGCGATTGCGCCGATCTACGTGACCTTCAGTCTGCCGGAACGGGAACTGGCAGCGGTCCGCGGGCGGATGGCAGCCGGCAGGATGGCCGTGGAGGCAGAGCTGCCGGGCGGGATCGTTGAACGGGGGCTGGTCAGTTTTCTGGATAACCTGGTTGATACCACAACCGGCACCATCAAGTTAAAGGGGCGTTTTGACAACAGCAGCCGCCGTCTCTGGCCCGGCCAGTTTGTACAGGTTGCCCTGACCCTGGCAGAGCGGAAAGGTGTGGTGGCGGTACCCTCACAGGCGCTGCAGACCGGTCAGAAAGGGACGTTTGTCTATGTGGTGCGGCCCGACCTGACGGCCGAGATGCGGCCGGTTTCGGCTGGGGCCGTCTACAACGGTCTGACCGCGATTGACAAAGGGCTTGCCGTCGGTGAGCAGGTGGTGATTGATGGCCAGCTGCGGGTCTCGCCGGACGCCCGGCTTGAGATCAAAAAGGCCGAACAGCCGCAGCAGGGCGCGCTGAAAATCACCAGCAAACCGTAG
- a CDS encoding ferritin-like domain-containing protein, whose translation MSVDLQQAIRNSIQTEKNAMNFYQIGASHMKDPAARRTFELLAKEEREHAGHFYKIYQGNDLPSLEAFLDAPADAASGWMASMNKVIGVDFTEKAALELALQKEKKLEEALRETAARIDDPAVKAIFELNARETHNHYLLIESEYARVMGMVHESDMDTFVRE comes from the coding sequence ATGAGTGTTGATCTGCAGCAGGCTATCAGGAATTCGATTCAAACGGAAAAAAACGCGATGAATTTTTACCAGATCGGGGCGAGTCATATGAAGGACCCCGCTGCCAGGCGTACCTTTGAACTGTTGGCAAAAGAAGAGCGGGAGCATGCCGGCCATTTTTATAAGATCTATCAGGGCAATGACCTGCCGTCCCTTGAGGCCTTTCTTGACGCCCCTGCCGATGCGGCATCAGGCTGGATGGCTTCAATGAACAAGGTCATTGGGGTAGACTTTACGGAAAAGGCAGCACTTGAGCTGGCGTTGCAGAAAGAGAAAAAACTGGAGGAGGCGCTTCGTGAAACCGCTGCACGGATCGACGATCCGGCGGTCAAGGCGATTTTCGAGTTGAACGCCCGTGAGACCCATAACCATTACCTGCTGATTGAATCCGAGTATGCCAGGGTCATGGGGATGGTGCATGAGAGCGATATGGATACCTTTGTGCGGGAATAG
- the ettA gene encoding energy-dependent translational throttle protein EttA: MSVDDKKVIYSMMRVSKFYDKKPIIKDISLSYFYGAKIGVLGLNGSGKSTLLKIMAGVDTEFNGQVALSPGYTVGYLEQEPKLDENKTVRQVVEEGCQEIVDLLAEFNGITDKFSEPDADFEKLCDRQAVLQEKLDHMDAWDLDSRLELAMDALRCPDGDTPVKVLSGGERRRVALCRLLLKKPDILLLDEPTNHLDAETVAWLEKHLHSYSGTVIAVTHDRYFLDNVAGWILELDRGEGIPWKGNYSSWLEQKQGRLAVEEKQESERQKTLKRELEWIRMSPKGRHTKAQARISKYEDLAAQEGEARGKDLELYIPAGPRLGDIVIEADNVSKGFGDRLLYEGMTFKLPRGGIVGVIGPNGAGKTTLFRMITGAETPDSGTIRIGDTVQVAYVDQSRDTLNPDRLLWEEISDGQEMIQLGKQTVNARNYVARFNFTGGDQQKKVGMLSGGERNRVHLAKVLKSGANVLLLDEPTNDLDVNTMRALEEGLENFGGCAVVISHDRWFLDRIATHILAFEGDSKVTWFEGNYSEYEEDRRKRLGSEADRPHRITYRKLTR, translated from the coding sequence GTGAGCGTTGACGACAAAAAAGTTATCTATAGCATGATGCGGGTATCGAAATTCTACGATAAGAAGCCGATCATCAAGGACATTTCCCTATCCTACTTCTATGGCGCCAAGATCGGTGTGCTGGGTCTGAACGGCTCCGGTAAATCGACCCTGCTGAAGATCATGGCCGGGGTGGATACCGAGTTTAACGGTCAGGTGGCGCTGTCACCCGGCTATACCGTGGGGTATCTTGAGCAGGAACCAAAGCTGGACGAGAACAAGACCGTCCGGCAGGTGGTTGAGGAAGGCTGCCAGGAGATCGTAGACCTTTTGGCGGAGTTCAACGGCATTACCGACAAGTTTTCCGAGCCGGATGCCGATTTTGAAAAGCTGTGCGACCGCCAGGCGGTACTGCAGGAGAAGCTTGACCATATGGACGCCTGGGATCTGGACTCCCGCCTTGAGCTGGCCATGGATGCCCTGCGCTGCCCCGATGGCGACACGCCGGTCAAGGTGCTTTCCGGCGGTGAAAGAAGACGGGTGGCCCTCTGCCGCCTGCTGCTGAAAAAACCGGACATCCTGCTGTTGGACGAACCGACCAACCACCTTGATGCCGAGACCGTGGCCTGGCTGGAAAAACATCTGCACAGCTACAGCGGCACCGTGATCGCCGTTACCCACGACCGTTATTTCCTGGATAACGTGGCCGGCTGGATTCTGGAGCTGGACCGCGGCGAAGGGATCCCCTGGAAAGGCAATTACTCCTCCTGGCTGGAGCAGAAACAGGGACGTCTGGCGGTTGAGGAGAAGCAGGAGAGCGAGCGTCAGAAGACCCTGAAACGTGAGCTTGAATGGATAAGGATGTCTCCCAAGGGCCGCCATACCAAGGCCCAGGCGCGGATCAGCAAATACGAGGATCTGGCAGCGCAGGAAGGTGAGGCACGGGGCAAGGATCTGGAACTGTACATCCCTGCCGGCCCACGGCTGGGGGATATCGTGATTGAGGCGGATAATGTCAGCAAAGGTTTCGGTGACCGGCTGCTGTACGAAGGGATGACCTTCAAGCTGCCCCGCGGCGGGATCGTCGGCGTGATCGGCCCCAACGGCGCCGGTAAGACCACCCTCTTCCGGATGATCACCGGTGCGGAGACGCCGGACAGCGGCACCATCCGGATTGGTGATACGGTCCAGGTGGCCTATGTGGACCAGAGTCGCGACACCCTGAACCCTGACCGCCTGTTGTGGGAAGAGATCAGCGACGGCCAGGAGATGATCCAGCTGGGCAAGCAGACCGTCAATGCCCGCAACTATGTGGCCCGCTTTAACTTTACCGGCGGCGATCAGCAGAAAAAGGTGGGAATGCTGTCCGGTGGCGAGCGCAACCGGGTCCACCTGGCCAAGGTACTGAAAAGCGGCGCCAACGTATTGCTGCTTGACGAACCGACCAACGATCTGGATGTCAACACCATGCGGGCACTGGAGGAAGGGCTGGAGAACTTCGGCGGCTGTGCCGTGGTTATCTCCCACGACCGCTGGTTCCTGGACCGGATCGCCACCCATATCCTTGCCTTTGAAGGGGATTCAAAGGTAACCTGGTTTGAAGGCAACTACTCCGAATATGAGGAGGACCGCCGCAAACGCCTTGGCAGCGAAGCGGACCGCCCGCACCGGATCACCTATCGCAAACTGACCCGCTAA
- a CDS encoding diguanylate cyclase, with the protein MADTGIPILLVDDDRFMRTVLCQTLQDAGYQVSQAANGKEALELCRSTYFPIILTDWVMPEMDGIAFCRAFREQAAECYTYLILLTSQEGKEKLIEGLEAGADEYLIKPVNEAELMVRLKTARRILDLESSLQQSLEEIKQLSIRDALTGAFNRGYLDQHLPHEIRRADRYMRDLSLIMMDLDHFKKINDTWGHQAGDAVLQHCTRIIAGTIRHEVDWVARYGGEEFVLVLPETDRTGCRVVAERLRSLIEAAPCSFRGATLGVTASFGSVTRTHADSRAINSPDQLLNLADQCLYAAKQAGRNRVVAAQREGTTP; encoded by the coding sequence ATGGCTGACACCGGTATCCCGATTCTGCTGGTTGACGACGACCGCTTCATGCGGACAGTGCTGTGCCAGACCCTGCAGGATGCAGGATACCAGGTCAGTCAGGCTGCCAACGGTAAAGAGGCGCTGGAGCTCTGCCGCTCCACCTATTTTCCGATCATCCTGACCGACTGGGTCATGCCGGAGATGGATGGCATCGCGTTCTGCCGCGCCTTCCGGGAACAGGCTGCAGAGTGCTACACCTACCTGATCCTGCTGACCTCACAGGAAGGCAAGGAGAAACTGATTGAAGGGCTTGAGGCCGGTGCCGACGAGTATCTGATCAAGCCGGTCAATGAGGCGGAACTGATGGTACGCCTCAAGACGGCCCGCCGGATTCTTGACCTGGAAAGTTCCCTGCAGCAGAGCCTGGAGGAGATCAAACAGCTCTCGATCCGGGACGCCCTGACCGGCGCCTTTAACCGCGGTTACCTGGATCAGCATCTGCCCCACGAGATCCGCCGCGCAGACCGCTACATGCGCGACCTGTCACTGATCATGATGGACCTTGACCATTTCAAGAAGATCAACGACACCTGGGGCCACCAGGCCGGTGATGCGGTTCTGCAGCACTGCACCCGTATCATTGCAGGCACGATACGCCATGAAGTTGACTGGGTGGCCCGCTATGGCGGCGAGGAGTTTGTTCTGGTGCTGCCCGAAACCGACCGGACCGGCTGCCGGGTGGTTGCGGAACGGTTGCGCAGCCTGATTGAGGCTGCTCCCTGCAGCTTCAGGGGGGCCACCCTGGGCGTAACCGCAAGTTTCGGCAGCGTGACCCGTACCCATGCCGACAGCCGCGCCATCAACAGCCCGGATCAGCTCCTGAATCTGGCTGACCAATGCCTGTATGCTGCCAAACAGGCCGGACGTAACCGGGTCGTAGCAGCCCAACGTGAGGGGACGACGCCATGA
- a CDS encoding PilZ domain-containing protein has product MNYDRYFIRGQKVFLINISEERDESIFDSFTGKVVLCNDDRLQLKTAYRLYSGEVMSLKPGMQFKLTTEAMGMGVQLRAELTELISPEELQLRPLGELSVYQRRQTPRIDVTLPLLHVPQKSSLAAFQREWKRVVSDLHKPDPPRLKLSETVLNLSAGGARIDQSATPTHLSLLVIDLQDEKPPLCAVAELVWHQQDDEQNLVKCGYRFVGILKEDQERITVLVEKEIGGRASITKHRELIDRMLP; this is encoded by the coding sequence ATGAACTACGACCGCTACTTTATCCGTGGACAGAAAGTCTTCCTGATCAATATTTCGGAAGAACGGGATGAATCCATCTTTGATTCATTCACCGGCAAGGTTGTGCTCTGCAACGATGACCGGCTCCAGCTGAAAACCGCCTACCGGCTCTATTCAGGCGAGGTGATGAGCCTGAAACCGGGGATGCAGTTCAAGCTGACGACTGAGGCCATGGGTATGGGGGTACAGCTTCGGGCTGAGCTTACGGAGCTGATTTCCCCTGAAGAGCTGCAACTGCGTCCCCTGGGTGAGCTTTCCGTGTACCAGCGGCGCCAGACCCCCCGTATCGATGTCACGCTGCCCTTGCTGCACGTACCCCAGAAGTCATCACTGGCAGCCTTCCAGCGGGAGTGGAAACGGGTTGTCAGTGATCTGCACAAACCGGATCCTCCCCGCCTGAAGCTGTCCGAAACCGTCCTGAATCTCAGCGCCGGGGGGGCGCGCATCGATCAAAGCGCTACCCCGACCCATCTCTCGCTCCTGGTTATCGACCTGCAGGATGAAAAACCGCCGCTCTGCGCCGTTGCTGAGCTGGTCTGGCATCAGCAGGATGATGAGCAGAATCTGGTCAAATGCGGCTACCGGTTTGTGGGGATACTGAAGGAAGATCAGGAGAGGATAACGGTACTGGTGGAAAAGGAGATCGGTGGAAGGGCCTCAATAACCAAGCACCGGGAGTTGATTGACCGCATGCTGCCGTAG
- a CDS encoding DUF721 domain-containing protein — protein sequence MAGKRPKGSPEPIGRLLAGSGINPELAARLKDLVVWQSWDRAVGEAIARRARPLRLVGGVLTVVVSSGPWMQQLSFMKAELRDRVNSLLGEERVREIVLKAGRISRDPEEGEEARPAPKPLPPQQLEQIRQQVSSVDDAELRQALQGLMEHHYRNR from the coding sequence ATGGCAGGAAAGCGTCCCAAAGGCAGCCCTGAACCGATCGGCAGGCTGCTGGCCGGTAGCGGTATCAACCCTGAACTGGCGGCCCGGCTGAAAGACCTGGTGGTCTGGCAGAGCTGGGACCGGGCCGTGGGAGAGGCGATTGCCCGGCGGGCCAGACCGCTGCGGCTGGTTGGCGGGGTCCTGACCGTTGTGGTCTCCAGTGGCCCCTGGATGCAACAGTTGAGCTTTATGAAGGCTGAGCTGCGTGACCGGGTCAACAGCCTGCTGGGTGAGGAGCGGGTCAGGGAGATTGTGCTCAAGGCCGGCAGGATCAGTCGTGACCCGGAAGAGGGCGAGGAGGCCCGTCCGGCACCCAAACCGCTTCCTCCCCAACAGCTTGAGCAGATCAGGCAGCAGGTCAGCTCCGTTGATGATGCTGAATTGCGGCAGGCCCTGCAGGGGCTGATGGAGCATCACTACCGCAACAGGTAG